The following are encoded in a window of Kitasatospora fiedleri genomic DNA:
- a CDS encoding alkyl/aryl-sulfatase: MSQHTQSEPAQPSVAEANRAVLGRFPFDDTRDFEDARRGFLGTAADPLVKDGERTVWDLQAYGFLAQDCPDSVNPSLWRQSRLVSDHGLFEVVEGIYQVRGFDLSNMTIVEGERGVLVVDPLISAQTAAAGLALYRAHRGDRPVTAVLYTHSHIDHFGGVRGVVPDGAEVPVLAPEGFLEHAVSENVYAGTAMGRRAAYMYGAALPKGPRGQVGAGLGQTTSTGAAGLIPPTLDITRTGQEEVVDGIRMVFQLTPGTEAPAELNIFFPDHAALCMAENATHNLHNLLTLRGAQVRDPHVWSRYLTEAITLFGADAQVAFASHHWPVWGRDRVIAFLSEQRDLYGYLHDQTLRMLNTGLTGPEIAERMQVPPALEKAWHTHGYYGSVSHNTKAIYQRYLGWFDGNPAHLWQHPPVEAATRYVDFMGGADEVLRRARESFAAGDYRWVAEVVNHVVFADPDDADARALQAAALEQLGYGSENGTWRNFYLMGALELRDGNVGTPTESVSPDILAALTLDQLFDSLAIRIDGPGSWDASLAIRWNLTGHEEPITLRLHNGVLTHTAGEGPAVAAPDLTVTLDEADLRAVLLGTARLDELAADGRARVTGDPHTVTELLLGHLTAPDPGFAVVTP, from the coding sequence ATGAGCCAGCACACCCAGTCCGAGCCCGCCCAGCCGAGCGTCGCGGAGGCCAACCGCGCGGTGCTCGGCCGGTTCCCGTTCGACGACACGCGGGACTTCGAGGACGCCAGGCGCGGGTTCCTCGGGACGGCGGCCGACCCGCTGGTCAAGGACGGCGAGCGGACGGTGTGGGACCTTCAGGCGTACGGGTTCCTCGCCCAGGACTGCCCGGACAGCGTGAACCCGAGCCTGTGGCGGCAGAGCCGACTGGTGTCCGACCACGGCCTGTTCGAGGTGGTGGAGGGGATCTACCAGGTGCGCGGCTTCGACCTGTCGAACATGACGATCGTCGAGGGCGAGCGCGGCGTCCTGGTGGTCGACCCGCTGATCTCGGCGCAGACCGCGGCGGCCGGACTGGCGCTGTACCGGGCGCACCGGGGCGACCGTCCGGTGACGGCCGTGCTGTACACGCACAGCCACATCGACCACTTCGGCGGGGTGCGCGGCGTGGTCCCGGACGGCGCGGAGGTCCCGGTCCTCGCGCCGGAGGGCTTCCTGGAACACGCGGTCAGCGAGAACGTGTACGCGGGCACGGCGATGGGCCGGCGGGCGGCGTACATGTACGGTGCGGCACTGCCGAAGGGGCCGCGCGGGCAGGTCGGCGCGGGCCTGGGGCAGACCACCTCGACCGGCGCGGCGGGGCTGATCCCGCCGACCCTGGACATCACCCGGACCGGGCAGGAGGAGGTGGTCGACGGCATCCGGATGGTCTTCCAGCTGACCCCGGGCACCGAGGCCCCGGCCGAGCTGAACATCTTCTTCCCGGACCACGCGGCGCTGTGCATGGCGGAGAACGCCACCCACAACCTGCACAACCTGCTGACCCTGCGCGGCGCGCAGGTGCGCGACCCGCACGTGTGGTCGCGCTACCTGACCGAGGCGATCACCCTGTTCGGCGCGGACGCGCAGGTGGCGTTCGCCTCGCACCACTGGCCGGTGTGGGGCCGCGACCGGGTGATCGCCTTCCTGTCCGAGCAGCGCGACCTGTACGGCTACCTGCACGACCAGACGCTGCGGATGCTCAACACCGGCCTGACCGGCCCGGAGATCGCCGAGCGGATGCAGGTCCCGCCCGCGCTGGAGAAGGCGTGGCACACCCACGGCTACTACGGCTCGGTCAGCCACAACACCAAGGCGATCTACCAGCGCTACCTGGGCTGGTTCGACGGCAACCCGGCCCACCTGTGGCAGCACCCGCCCGTCGAGGCCGCCACCCGGTACGTCGACTTCATGGGCGGGGCGGACGAGGTGCTGCGCCGGGCCCGGGAGTCGTTCGCGGCGGGCGACTACCGGTGGGTGGCCGAGGTGGTCAACCACGTGGTCTTCGCCGACCCGGACGACGCGGACGCCCGCGCCCTCCAGGCCGCCGCCCTCGAACAGCTCGGCTACGGCAGCGAGAACGGCACCTGGCGCAACTTCTACCTGATGGGCGCCCTCGAACTGCGCGACGGCAACGTCGGCACCCCCACCGAGAGCGTCTCCCCGGACATCCTGGCCGCCCTCACCCTCGACCAGCTCTTCGACTCCCTCGCCATCCGGATCGACGGCCCCGGCAGCTGGGACGCCTCGCTCGCGATCCGCTGGAACCTCACCGGCCACGAGGAGCCGATCACGCTGCGCCTGCACAACGGCGTCCTCACCCACACCGCGGGCGAGGGCCCGGCGGTGGCCGCCCCCGACCTCACCGTCACCCTGGACGAGGCCGACCTGCGCGCCGTCCTGCTCGGCACCGCCCGCCTCGACGAGCTCGCCGCCGACGGCCGGGCCCGGGTGACCGGCGACCCGCACACGGTCACCGAACTCCTCCTCGGCCACCTGACCGCCCCCGACCCGGGCTTCGCCGTCGTCACCCCCTGA
- a CDS encoding response regulator transcription factor, protein MNHGPAPVPAPADPPEPARILVVDDDPTVGEVVAGYLTRAGHLVDRAEDGPRGLDLAERHRPDLLVLDLMLPGLDGLEVLRRLRARPDRPDLPVVLLTAKGDEADRVLGLELGADDYVTKPFSPRELVLRVQSILRRARTAPAPAASGPLRSGDLALDHRARRAHRAGRELPLTSREFDLLAFLLRHPATVFSRQELMQRVWGWDFGDLSTVTVHVRRLREKIEDDPGAPALISTVWGVGYRYDPAEPTGPTGSADPTDPTGPTGSVRGGAA, encoded by the coding sequence GTGAACCACGGCCCCGCTCCCGTCCCCGCTCCCGCCGATCCGCCGGAGCCCGCCCGCATCCTGGTCGTCGACGACGACCCGACCGTCGGCGAAGTGGTGGCGGGCTACCTCACCCGGGCCGGGCACCTGGTCGACCGGGCCGAGGACGGGCCGCGCGGGCTCGACCTGGCCGAACGCCACCGGCCCGACCTGCTCGTCCTTGACCTGATGCTGCCCGGCCTGGACGGCCTCGAGGTGCTGCGCCGCCTGCGCGCCCGCCCGGACCGGCCCGACCTGCCGGTGGTGCTGCTCACCGCCAAGGGCGACGAGGCCGACCGCGTCCTCGGGCTCGAACTCGGCGCGGACGACTACGTCACCAAGCCCTTCAGCCCGCGCGAACTCGTGCTGCGCGTCCAGTCGATCCTGCGCCGCGCCCGCACCGCCCCCGCCCCCGCCGCGTCCGGGCCCCTGCGCTCCGGTGACCTGGCGCTCGACCACCGGGCCCGCCGCGCCCACCGGGCCGGGCGCGAACTCCCGCTCACCAGCCGCGAGTTCGACCTCCTCGCGTTCCTGCTCCGGCACCCCGCGACGGTGTTCTCCCGGCAGGAGCTGATGCAGCGGGTCTGGGGCTGGGACTTCGGCGACCTGTCGACCGTCACCGTCCACGTCCGCCGCCTGCGCGAGAAGATCGAGGACGACCCCGGCGCGCCCGCGCTGATCAGCACCGTCTGGGGCGTCGGCTACCGCTACGACCCGGCCGAGCCGACCGGCCCGACGGGCTCGGCCGACCCGACCGACCCGACCGGCCCGACCGGTTCCGTGCGGGGCGGTGCGGCGTGA
- a CDS encoding TIGR04282 family arsenosugar biosynthesis glycosyltransferase has protein sequence MPQCAGGLDRRLAAAFAHAARLAPHAPALLVGMDTPQLDPAVLAAPLSAARRPGVDAWFGPAEDGGFWALGLARPDARLAARLLHGVPMSTAGTGRDVLDRLRAAGLTVGELPPLLDVDGPDDAARVAALAPGTRFAARLLECGTAPGPAAR, from the coding sequence GTGCCGCAGTGCGCGGGCGGCCTGGACCGCCGGCTCGCCGCCGCCTTCGCCCACGCCGCCCGCCTGGCGCCGCACGCCCCGGCGCTGCTGGTCGGCATGGACACCCCGCAGCTGGACCCGGCCGTCCTCGCCGCGCCGCTGTCGGCCGCGCGGCGTCCGGGCGTCGACGCCTGGTTCGGCCCCGCCGAGGACGGCGGTTTCTGGGCCCTCGGCCTGGCCCGCCCGGACGCCCGCCTCGCGGCCCGGCTGCTGCACGGCGTGCCGATGTCGACCGCCGGCACCGGCCGGGACGTCCTGGACCGGCTGCGGGCCGCCGGTCTGACGGTCGGCGAGCTGCCGCCGCTGCTGGACGTGGACGGCCCGGACGACGCGGCCCGGGTCGCCGCCCTGGCGCCCGGCACCCGGTTCGCCGCCCGACTGCTGGAGTGCGGGACCGCCCCCGGACCGGCCGCCCGGTGA